The genomic segment CTGCGGTTTTCACCGCGGATACATAAGGAAGTGAACGGATGATGTCCAGCGGCGGCCTGGGCGCCTGGATGGCGACGATGTCCCCGCCCATCTGGTCGATCATTTTTTCAGGAGTATCCAGGGCGATGATCCTTCCTGCGTCAATCACGCCGATGCGGTTGCAGATATGCTGGGCTTCTTCCATGTAATGCGTGGTGAGCACAACGGTGGTCTGTTCCCTTTTGGCCATGGCACGGATGTATTCCCAGGTGCGGGCCCGCGTTTGCGGATCAAGCCCCAGCGTGGGTTCATCCAGAAACAATACGGCGGGGCGGTGCAGAAGGCCGCGGGCCAGTTCCAGCCGGCGTTTCATGCCGCCGGAATAGGTTTTGGTCAGATCATCGGCGCGTTCCCGGAGATCGACCAGCGTAAGCATTTCTTCGATCCAGAGGTTGCGCACGCGCGACGGAATTCCATAGAGACGGGCATGCAGCTGCAGGTTTTCGCGGCCGGTGAGAATCGTGTCCAGCGTCGGGTCCTGAAAAACTATGCCGACTTTCCGACGCACCTGCGTCGGGTGTTTGGCGATATCAAAGCCCGCGATGATGCCGGTTCCGGATGTGGGGCGAACAATGGTGCAGAGCATTCCGATGGTTGTGGTTTTGCCCGCGCCATTGGGGCCCAGCAGTCCGAAGATTTCGCCTTTTTCAATGGCCAGATCGATGCCGCGCACCGCCTGGATTTTGCCGAATGTTTTCGTCAGAGACCGGGTTTCAATAATAGCCATACTTGTAATATCCGGAAATTCCAATTATTCAAAATTTATTGCGCCCGGCCAGAGGTAATAAAAGCCCGCTCTGGCGTTAAAGATTTCCGGCAGAGCAACATTGATCAGTGAAATATTTCTGGCCTCCGGGGCTGCCACCCGGTAATAATTGTCTTCGGGTGCATCGTTGCGCCGGTATACCACGACACGCGTTTCGTCGGCAAGCCCCGCGATGGTTTTTGTTTCTTTGATGGCGTCGCGGATGTAACCGATTTTGTCGATCAGTTTCAGTTTCAATGCTTCGTCGGCGACAAAGACGCGAGCCGTGGAAACTTCTTTCAGCGAAGACTCATCAAGCCTGCGGTGTTTTTGCACCAGATTGATGAACCGGTTGCCGAAGGTATCGACGGTCCTCTGCGTCAGCATTTTTTCTTCGTCGTTTGATTCGCGGAACGGCGAACCCATGTCTTTGTTTTTGCCGAATTTGTTGATTTCAACGCTCAAGCCGATTTTATCCATCAGCCCGTATGCTTTGGGACGCAAAAAAATTACACCTACGGAACCGGTCAGGGTGGTGGGGTGCGCCATGATTAAATCCGCGGGCAGCGAAATATAATATGCGCCGGATGCGACGATATCCATCATGATCACGGTGACTTTATTGCCGGTCTTTGCCTTATAGGCTGAGATTTCATGGTACAAAAGGTCACTGGCCGTAATGGCGCCGCCTGAGGAATCGATTTTCAATAAAACGGCTTTGACGGAAGGATCATTTTGAGCTTTGTTGAGTTGAACAACCACCTGTTCCACCAGGCTGAGCGTTGTGCTGAATAAGCCCGGTTTTGGCGTATCCGATATCATGCCGTTAACGGGAATGACCAGAATTTTATCCTTGCCTTTTCCTTCCAGAGTAAATTCCTGAAGCGGGTTGGGCGTTGCGTCAAAAATATTGAGCCGGGGCGCGGAACAGGCGCCAAGCATCAGTAAAGAGCATAATGCCGTTATGATAAATAATTCTTTCATGTGTGAGATGCCTTTCTTTGACGGTAATGATGTTTACGGATAATGATGTTTGCTTTATATTGATGAAGATCAATACTTTATCAGTTTCAGAATGAATTTCATAAGCTTCCCTTTATGGGGTGCGGCAATATCTACGATATCGGTATGATCATAGCTGCGCAGAATACTTTTGGTATGGGAAAAAGTATCGAAACTGTATTTGCCGTGGTATTGTCCCATCCCGCTTTGTCCGACGCCGCCAAAGGGGAGGAAATGCGATACAATGTGCATAATGGTGTTGTTGACCGCGCCGCCGCCGAAATGCGTTTCCCCAATGATTTTTCTGCGGATGACCTTGTCATTGACAAACATGTACAATGCCAGTGGCGCGGGCCGCGCATTGATCCGGCGGATCGTTTCATCAAGATCGGTATAAGGGATGACCGGCAGAACCGGGCCGAAAATTTCATCCAGCATGACCGGGTCATTCCAGTCCGCGGGGTAGAGCAGGGTGGGCTCGATATAACGGTCGGCGGCGTTGGTTCTTCCGCCGTAAATAATCTTCGTATTGTCGATTAACGCGGTCAGGCGCTGAAAATGCCGGTCATTGATGATCCGGCAATAGCGGGGATGCGTTGAAGCATCTTCACCGTAAAATTTAGAAATCACTTTAATGAGTTCATCAATAAAAGCGTCTTTGATCGATTCATGAACCAGAACGTAATCGGGCGCGATGCAGGTTTGCCCGGCGTTGAGAAATTTGCCCCAGCTGATCCGTCGGGCGGCTGTTTTGAGATTTGCACTTTCATGGATGATGGCCGGGCTCTTGCCGCCCAGCTCCAGCGTGAGCGGCGTGAGGTTTTTCGCTGCCGCCGTCATCACTGCTTTTCCCACGGAGGTGCTGCCGGTAAAGAAGATATAATTGACCGGCAGCGAAAGCAGTGCCTGCGTTTCCGGTGCGGCTCCGCAAACGACATGAATATATTCTCCGGGGAATGCGGCGTTAATGATTTTTTCCAGAATCGCGGCCGTATGGGCTGAAATCTCCGAAGGTTTCAAAATGGCCGTGTTGCCGGCGGCAATCGCGCCGACAAGCGGCATCATCAGAAGCTGAAAAGGATAATTCCATGGCGCAATGATCAGCGTCACGCCGTAGGGTTCCTTATAAATGTAGCTCTTGGAAGGCATCATGAACAGGGGTGTTGCCGCTTTTTCGCGTGCCGCCCAGTCGCGGACATTGCTGATGGCGACCCTGATCTCGTTATAGACGCCGGATATTTCCGTGGCGTAAGCATCCGTTTCTTCTTTATGCAGATCGGCATAAACGGCGGCAAGAATTTCCTTCTCGTGTTCCTGAATAATGTCTTTGAGCTTTTTCAGGGTTTCGATGCGAAACTGAATATCACGTGTTTTGCCCGATTGAAAAAATTCTTTTTGCGCTTGAAATAATTCATTAAACTCGGAACTATTCATCAATGTCCTCCGGCTTACCGAAACCTGAATCAGTCAGGTTCGCATGGCGTATGATTACTATAAGTGTGACACCACGCTGTGTCAAGCATAGTGCTGGGAGAAGAAAACCGGAGGGTGCAACAGGCGGCAGGAACTTTTGAACAAAATTTTGAAAGCGCCGCTTGTGTTTTAAAATCTTAACGTCAAACCAGCCAGATATGTCCATTCTGTTTCAGGAGAGGTGAGACCGTATTTGATGCCGGCGTCCACCGTAATGCGTTTTCCAATGTCATAGGAGATACCGCCCAGAATAAATGCCGGATGATTTTCACTGCCGGACGCCAGATTGCGTTCTATGCCCACGTTACCCAGCAGTTTGAGGTCTTTGATCACTGCAACTTCGGCGGCCAGTGACGCATGCCAGATATCCTTTCGTTCGTCGGTGTTATTTTCATGGCGGACGTAACCAAGGTTGAGGTGCAGGGCCATCGGTTCAAATGATTTAGACGCGATGAAGAACATGCGGTAATGGGTATGTCCGGAGCCGAGGCCTTTATCTTCGTCACCCGACGGCAGACCGATGCCGGACTTGACAGCCAGCGCCCAGCCGTCTTTATCCAGGAAACGCCATTTTACATCGAGATTAATATCGGAAAGTCCGCTGGCATGGTCGAGCCGCGCATCATTTCCGTCAACGCTAAACCATAAATAGGGAACATTCAGGACGACATCCAGCGAATCGGTCAATCCCAT from the Deltaproteobacteria bacterium HGW-Deltaproteobacteria-6 genome contains:
- a CDS encoding aldehyde dehydrogenase family protein, giving the protein MNSSEFNELFQAQKEFFQSGKTRDIQFRIETLKKLKDIIQEHEKEILAAVYADLHKEETDAYATEISGVYNEIRVAISNVRDWAAREKAATPLFMMPSKSYIYKEPYGVTLIIAPWNYPFQLLMMPLVGAIAAGNTAILKPSEISAHTAAILEKIINAAFPGEYIHVVCGAAPETQALLSLPVNYIFFTGSTSVGKAVMTAAAKNLTPLTLELGGKSPAIIHESANLKTAARRISWGKFLNAGQTCIAPDYVLVHESIKDAFIDELIKVISKFYGEDASTHPRYCRIINDRHFQRLTALIDNTKIIYGGRTNAADRYIEPTLLYPADWNDPVMLDEIFGPVLPVIPYTDLDETIRRINARPAPLALYMFVNDKVIRRKIIGETHFGGGAVNNTIMHIVSHFLPFGGVGQSGMGQYHGKYSFDTFSHTKSILRSYDHTDIVDIAAPHKGKLMKFILKLIKY
- a CDS encoding transporter; this encodes MKCVVLSVMGFFMMTGIAMAGHPLVTDDAGTQGTGKGQVEFGLSFFHDKDKIDELTTLKAEGGSAAIGVTMGLTDSLDVVLNVPYLWFSVDGNDARLDHASGLSDINLDVKWRFLDKDGWALAVKSGIGLPSGDEDKGLGSGHTHYRMFFIASKSFEPMALHLNLGYVRHENNTDERKDIWHASLAAEVAVIKDLKLLGNVGIERNLASGSENHPAFILGGISYDIGKRITVDAGIKYGLTSPETEWTYLAGLTLRF
- the sppA gene encoding signal peptide peptidase SppA, whose amino-acid sequence is MKELFIITALCSLLMLGACSAPRLNIFDATPNPLQEFTLEGKGKDKILVIPVNGMISDTPKPGLFSTTLSLVEQVVVQLNKAQNDPSVKAVLLKIDSSGGAITASDLLYHEISAYKAKTGNKVTVIMMDIVASGAYYISLPADLIMAHPTTLTGSVGVIFLRPKAYGLMDKIGLSVEINKFGKNKDMGSPFRESNDEEKMLTQRTVDTFGNRFINLVQKHRRLDESSLKEVSTARVFVADEALKLKLIDKIGYIRDAIKETKTIAGLADETRVVVYRRNDAPEDNYYRVAAPEARNISLINVALPEIFNARAGFYYLWPGAINFE
- a CDS encoding ABC transporter ATP-binding protein: MAIIETRSLTKTFGKIQAVRGIDLAIEKGEIFGLLGPNGAGKTTTIGMLCTIVRPTSGTGIIAGFDIAKHPTQVRRKVGIVFQDPTLDTILTGRENLQLHARLYGIPSRVRNLWIEEMLTLVDLRERADDLTKTYSGGMKRRLELARGLLHRPAVLFLDEPTLGLDPQTRARTWEYIRAMAKREQTTVVLTTHYMEEAQHICNRIGVIDAGRIIALDTPEKMIDQMGGDIVAIQAPRPPLDIIRSLPYVSAVKTAGDTTEITIKSAPLHLAELLPLIPDIVSVEMRKPTLNDVFIKLTGRDIREDAAENGDSWVETIARYRQRGK